From Manihot esculenta cultivar AM560-2 chromosome 18, M.esculenta_v8, whole genome shotgun sequence:
GCAAAGGTAGAAAAACAAAAGGGTAGGTTTCGAAGTGAAGAAAAGGAGCATAATTCAGATAAgagattaagaaaaaaaaattaaaggtttAGAAATTTGAGTCCCTTATAAAGTCTCTTTAGAAACCCATTTTCAAGCACATGCATTCATGGGTTACGTCTATTTTACAAGCACAGAGCATCCAAAGTTAAACCCTAATATACATGTTTATCCAATTTTTACCGTTGAGAAGTTTGCTTAATTATTACCATAACTATGTGCTTAGAAAAGGTGATTCCTTGGCCTCTTGTCTGTTAAACTATTAATACATCTAATCAATGAAACAAATGGGAGATGAGATGGTCTTAGTACTTGAAGAGCAAAGAAAGCCAAGTCAATAAggtaaatgtaaaaaaaaaaaagagaaaaaacttTATCCCAAAATTCTGGGCCTATAAAATTGGAAAATAGGGTTGAATAATTGAATTGATAAACCCTTAGTCGAGGCGCATCCAGTGAAGGAAATGAAACTCTGGGGACCAAATATATCAGGATATGACCATAAAGTTGATCTTGACTTCATGAATTATAGCAATGGTTCAAACATTTTTTCACCATTCCCAAATCAAATCATTTCACTTCTTCTTCACtcatataatttctttttaataatttatcctttcatatttattttaagttttacagaaaattattattattattattattattaatttaggaCTATTCTTTTCAATAATATCTTATTCATTACGagcttttctatttttctttctttcttaaacaATAAAAAGTTAATGATGTTTGAGACTTAACAGAggtagatttaaatatttaaatatttgtaaatttgatttggtttgctcatattttctttcttttattgtttttttattctttaatgaTATAATCGTCATCAGTATATCTATTATTATCATGCCAAACTATATACGGATATAATAtgcctttttttattattcaatgGTCATTTAATTTCTTCTAACGTTGTGTGAATATGATCTCAGATATATAGAGATTCGTCGTCCCACTAATCCATCAAATCAGTTGAGATAGATTTTTCTATGATGGGCTCGAGTTCTGTTTTGTCTAATCTATTTGTATGAGATCAAAATCACGTGCTAATAGATGGACCCGCATAACGAGTTTTGATGAGATTATGATATAGTACGAGTATTCAAAACTCAATAGTTATAAGTTAGAATTGaggattaataaaaaaaataaaaaatatgtgaaaaaattttcagtaaaaaatgccattttgtatttatttttaatttttcgaaCAAATCttaataaaacttttttaataaaaattaatgagatCTGTGTAACTTTAAGTACATTAATTTAAACATTATTGTTACTATTGTTATTTACTATACTTGGAATAATTGCAAATTAAGCTGTAACAATGAATTCATTGGATATATTTCACATGATTATTCACAGTGAGGTTGACAAAAGAAACAGAGGCAACATTTTAAGTAACGAAATTCAATTCAGCACTCAGGAAAGGAAAATACTCCTATCGGCGTAAGCCCATGCCGTCCAAATAGGGTTCTTAAATCTTAGTCATTGAACCAATTcgcaaatgaaattttattttaatttaatttattttttatattgaaaacGAGATCATTGATCATACAGATTAAATCTTGCCATCCCTTTGTTGATAAATTTTATgtgttaatatatattttccAAAGGAATGGAATGTCCAGCCATAAACCACATTTCTTGATAAACAACAGCTTATTGCCTTGTTTATGGAAAATTTTTGCATCTACAAATCAATCTGTAcatttaaatcattaaaatatggCTTCTATCATATtttgaataatatttatttataattttaaataataaaggtAAAagctcattttatattttaaataatattttttattttaactaagaTACCCATATCAAAAAACTTTTCTCAattgttattataattattatgtttATTAATCAAACAACAAATTAActactaataattaattaaaaaaatatttcttataactttttcacatttttagttttataattttttatattattttattaaaaaaccaTAAATGCTTATTAAAATATAGACAAAATAAATGCATATTTACATTTCTATCCCTTTCAACTTAaccttaatatatttaataaaaaaagaaactttaccttaatatatatatataaaaacataaaagccACTGCATGTAACCGTTTgttctataaaataaatttattaatatattattaatggatttatatatttttcaatggttataaatttattatgaataaaaatattttttttaataaaaattgagagattagaatttaaaattttttatatttatttaaatgtgtttattatcagattaaatctgtgagtatataaataatttttttattatatagaaaaatgtaatttttaattttgctaATGACACTGGTTTAGAATATGAGAGCAAATaaagataatattaaaattaaaattaagctaAATGTAAATTatgtgaaattttattaaattttacatttttttaaaataaatattttcctatTGGTGCTATTTTGTTAAATACTAATGTGTATTTACCGATAACAGTTTTCACATACAACCCTTTCTTCGAATGTTTTAAAGACACCGTCTTGTACAGACAATACTTTATAAAATCTCGGAATTGCCCTTCATCTTCTGTATATTTTGCGCCCACATTTTTCTGTGATTATCATATCTGTAGTGCCCTTCCTCGcttctcctctctctctctctctggccTTTTGCCCTAAAAGAGGCTGCCATTTCCTTCATAAATTTTGCTTGGAGCAATCTTTTCGGACCCCAACTCTGAAAGAGTGAGAGATAGATAGGTAGAGACTGCTACAATCCATACTGGGTTTTTGTTCTTCTGTGCTCTTGAAATAAAAAAGCATTCTTTGTTTTTCGATTGTTTGatacaaaaaggaaaaagaaaaacagtTCTTTTTCCAAGTCACATCTGTATTTGCTAGAACACCTTAAAAAATCGCGGTTTAATCGCGCCATTTTCAGTGTAATGAACTTTATTGCTTAGATACAGTACAGAAAAAACGAAAGAGATTGTCATTTCCGGGGAGGTTTAAAATGGCACCGAGTTTTGAATGTGCGGTTTCAAGCCTTCTGTGTGCTGAGGATAATAATATGGTTTTCGATGATAACGATTGTTATCGTGCTGTGGTTGAGCTGTTTGAGGCCACATGGCATCATAAGAATCATCAAATCTACTGTAAAGACAGAGCCTTTGTTGGTGGTGGAGACGGTGAGTTGCCAATGCAGAGTAAGGAGTGTTTGGCTTTGATGGTTGAAAAAGAGTGCCAACATTTGCCAAATGTGGATTACTTAAAGAGGCTGAGGAGGGGGGACTTGGACTTGGAGGCCAGAAAAGAGGCAATCGATTGGATAGGAAAGGTGGGTTTATGCTCTTTGACATGTTTTACAAATTCTATGAAGCTTTTCTTGTTTTCCCTTTTCATTTTCTGATTCTGCTCGTTTGAATGCATGGTGGATTTTCACTCATTTTCTGGAAGGACGATACTTTTTATTTGGTTTTCATATGGGGGCTTTCATGGTTTTATCAAGATTTAGTTCCGGATTCTGTGATGGACCTGTGTTTTTCCTCAGCATTTATCGTCTGGGCAACCATTGATTGAGTTTGCTTTCCTCTTTGTTATTGGTGTTCGATGAAATGACCAGGCCGTGTCCCATTTAGTTCTTTGCTCTTTTTGTTAGAAATTGTTTTTTTGCCTTTTCACGTTTTGTTCAATCTGAAATGGGTTTGGTGggttctcttctttttctccctTTTTTGGGGCCGATGCTGATTTGTTAATTTGTATTTCTGtgagttcttttctttttctctgcTGTATGAATTTGTTTTTTGCATATTTTATCATTGCctttattctctttcctttcaTTAGTCTCATATGCATATTTTGTCTTACTTTGATTAGTCTCATGCCAAACATCATTAATAATATGAGTTGTTATTTGCTTTTctgtttgttttttcttttcctgttcTACTCAATTCTCTCAGCAATTATTTCATGAAGCCCAGTTGATGGTCAATAATGCTAATGGCCTTGTTGGTTCTTACAGGTTCATGCCCATTTTGGTTTTGGACCTCTTTGTgcatatttatcaataaattactTGGATAGATTTCTCTCTGCTTACAAACTTCCTGTaagttcaaaatcaaacccaCATAACATCTGTTTATCTGCTACATCTCTTCTGATCCTATTCTTATATTGCTCAAAATTTTCCTTTTGATTGCATCTCCAGAAGGGTAAAGCTTGGATGATCCAGTTATTGGCCGTGGCATGTTTATCTCTCGCAGCCAAAATGGAGGAGACTGAAGTTCCACATTCTCTAGATTTACAGGTGAGGATTCATTAGAATTTTCTGTTTGATTTTCCAGTTATTTTTCTGTTTAACATCTGATTAGTTCTAATTATCATGGTGTTGGCACTTGGCAGGTTGGTGAATCAAAATTTGTATTTGAAGCAAGAACTATCCAAAGAATGGAGCTTCTTGTGCTCAGAACCTTGAGCTGGAGAATGCAAGCTATTACACCTTTCTCCTTCATAGACCAATTCCTTGACAAGATCAATAATGATGAAACCCCACCTAGATCTTTAATCTGGCAATCAATCCAGCTCATATTAAGCACAACTAGAGGtccttttttctctctctcacacacatATTTTGGATTGTACTAGCCTACAATAATTTCTCTCTGCAGTTGTAACAGTTGTGATTGAGATATTTGAGAGAGGGTGTCTGATGTTTTTGGTGGGTGGGAATTCAATGCAGGGATCGAATTCTTGGAATTTAGGCCTTCTGAGATTGCAGCTGCTGTGGCCATAGCTGTTGTGGGGGAAATCAAAACGGTGGACGCTGAGCAAGCAATTCCTGTGCTCTCTCAACATGTAGAAAAGGTAAAATTGGTGCCTTTGTGGTCCATAACCAGTGAAGAGATCATAAATGATGATTTTTTGCTTTTGGTCATTATACTTTAAGGTTGTGATTACTCTCTATGAGTCTTAACTAGTGCATTTGCAGAAGGCAAAGGTCATGAGTTCAACATCTAGGCCCTTAATCTTAAAAATAAGGAAGAAACACATAATgtattagttttaatttttcctttttgtttattGTTTTTTGCAGGAGAGAGTGCTGAAATGTATTCAAGTAATTCATGAAATGTCATTGATCGGTGGGTATGCTAATAATGGAAATGCTTCAATCCTATATGTGCCGCAGAGTCCAATTGGGGTGTTAGATGCTGCATGCTTGAGCTATAGAAGTGATGACACAACTGTTGGGTTATGTGCAAATTCTTCACAAAATACTCCTGATGCCAAAAGGAGAAAGCTCAATGGACAATGGGAACTGTAGGATGTAGCAAAGGAAGTTGGAGGAcatttttgaaattttctttttttcaaatgCCTAAGAAAATTTGAAGGGAAAAAAAACCATAGGCAGAGGAAAGGGCAGAGAGGAAAAGCAGATTAAATGGGAAATATGCAgaaaaagaattttaataagttgagtcatggctggagagAGGCAGAATGAGATGGAAAAAAATGTTTCATGCACTTGGCATGAAAATAAGTCAGCTGTTAAATATGACAACTCCT
This genomic window contains:
- the LOC110606382 gene encoding cyclin-D3-1 — protein: MAPSFECAVSSLLCAEDNNMVFDDNDCYRAVVELFEATWHHKNHQIYCKDRAFVGGGDGELPMQSKECLALMVEKECQHLPNVDYLKRLRRGDLDLEARKEAIDWIGKVHAHFGFGPLCAYLSINYLDRFLSAYKLPKGKAWMIQLLAVACLSLAAKMEETEVPHSLDLQVGESKFVFEARTIQRMELLVLRTLSWRMQAITPFSFIDQFLDKINNDETPPRSLIWQSIQLILSTTRGIEFLEFRPSEIAAAVAIAVVGEIKTVDAEQAIPVLSQHVEKERVLKCIQVIHEMSLIGGYANNGNASILYVPQSPIGVLDAACLSYRSDDTTVGLCANSSQNTPDAKRRKLNGQWEL